A stretch of Gambusia affinis linkage group LG10, SWU_Gaff_1.0, whole genome shotgun sequence DNA encodes these proteins:
- the rpl36 gene encoding 60S ribosomal protein L36, whose product MAIRYPMAVGLNKGHPVTKNVTASKHSRRRGRLTKHSKFIRDTIREVCGFAPYERRAMELLKVSKDKRALKFIKKRIGTHIRAKRKREELSNVLAAMRKAAAKKE is encoded by the exons ATGGCTATTCGTTATCCCATGGCTGTTGGCCTCAACAAAGGTCATCCAGTAACCAAAAATGTTACTGCTTCTAAACACAGCCGCAGACGCGGG CGTTTGACCAAACACAGCAAGTTTATTCGGGACACGATCCGTGAAGTTTGTGGCTTTGCTCCGTATGAGAGGCGAGCAATGGAGCTGCTGAAGGTGTCCAAGGACAAGAGAGCTCTGAAGTTCATCAAGAAGAGG ATTGGCACACACATCCGAGccaagaggaagagagaagagcTGAGCAACGTCCTGGCAGCCATGAGGAAGGCTGCTGCCAAGAAAGAGTAG